The Streptomyces sp. NBC_00775 genome includes the window ACCGGCTGCCGGTCACCTCGCACGGCGGGGGCGGTATCCAACTCCGGCTCGGCGCGAAGGGATTGGGCGGGGAGGCCTACCGCCTGGACAGCGGCCGGGGTGGTGTCACCATCAGCGCCGCCAAGCCCGCCGGGCTCTTCCACGGCGTCCAGACCCTGCGCCAGCTGCTGCCCGCCGCCGTCGAGAAGAACTCCGTACAGCCCGGACCCTGGCTCGTCGCGGGCGGCACCATCGAGGACAGCCCGCGCTACGGCTACCGCGGCGCGATGCTCGACGTCTCCCGGCACTTCTTCAGCGTCGGCCAAGTCAAGCGCTACATCGACGAGTTGGCCCTCTACAAGGTCAACAAGCTGCATCTGCACCTGAGCGACGACCAGGGCTGGCGCATCGCGATCGACTCCTGGCCGAGGCTGGCCGCATACGGCGGCTCGACGCAGGTGGGCGGCGGCACCGGCGGCTCCTACACCAAGGCGGACTACCAGGAGATCGTCCGGTACGCCGCCTCGCGCTACCTGGAGGTCGTCCCGGAGATCGACATGCCCGGGCACACCAACGCCGCCCTCGCCTCGTACGCGCAGCTGAACTGCGACGGGGTCGCGCCGCCGCTCTACACCGGCACGGACGTCGGCTTCAGCTCGCTGTGCGTGGCGAAGCCGGTGACGTACGACTTCGTGGACGACGTGATCCGCGAGCTCGCCGCGATCACGCCCGGCAAGTACCTCCACATCGGCGGGGACGAGGCCCACTCCACCAGCCACGCCGACTACGTGACCTTCATGGACAAGGTGCAGCCGATCGTCGCCAAGTACGGGAAGACCGTCGTCGGCTGGCACCAGCTGACCGGGGCCACTCCGGCGAAGGGCGCCATCGCGCAGTACTGGGGGCTCGACGACACCAGTGCCGAGGAGAAGGCGCAGGTCGCGAAGGCCGCGCGGAACGGGACGGGGCTCGTGCTGTCGCCCGCCGACCGGGTCTACCTCGACATGAAGTACACCGCCGACACCCCGCTCGGGCAGGACTGGGCCGGTCTGGTCGAGGTGAAGCGGGCGTACGACTGGGAC containing:
- a CDS encoding beta-N-acetylhexosaminidase; protein product: MRQHRTPRLLGTLLLVAAAGISVVGAAPTAAAKTAAPLGQVVPAPASVHPGGSAYRITGDTRIRVDDSPGARRVGEYLADILRPSTGYRLPVTSHGGGGIQLRLGAKGLGGEAYRLDSGRGGVTISAAKPAGLFHGVQTLRQLLPAAVEKNSVQPGPWLVAGGTIEDSPRYGYRGAMLDVSRHFFSVGQVKRYIDELALYKVNKLHLHLSDDQGWRIAIDSWPRLAAYGGSTQVGGGTGGSYTKADYQEIVRYAASRYLEVVPEIDMPGHTNAALASYAQLNCDGVAPPLYTGTDVGFSSLCVAKPVTYDFVDDVIRELAAITPGKYLHIGGDEAHSTSHADYVTFMDKVQPIVAKYGKTVVGWHQLTGATPAKGAIAQYWGLDDTSAEEKAQVAKAARNGTGLVLSPADRVYLDMKYTADTPLGQDWAGLVEVKRAYDWDPGTYLPGAPSSAIRGVEAPLWTETIVTGADIDYMAFPRLPGVAELGWSPASTHDWDTYKVRLAAQGPRWDALGIGYYKSPQVPWPAA